CCATCGAATGTACATTTCCAATGTTAACAGAAGCTGGCAGTTTGTCCCCCAGTACAAACCTCAGCTTCTCCCCGAAAGAAGTGGGATTCACAGCATTATCCACTTCGTAATTGatctttccttctttcttgGAACCTGATGACGACTCAGTTCCCATCTTCTTAGCAGTTTCCAACTCCGAAAACTTCTCTTCAAGCAGGATTTTCGCCTCGGCAAGTTTCATCTGCACGCGTTCTTCCCTGATAACCTCAGCCGTGCGGAGCATTTTCCTCTCCtcctcaatctctctcttCATCCTACTGAACTCCGCTTTGCGAGAGGAGATTTCCTTGGCAAGCTCTTCGCAGACTCTCTCCAGGGCCTCTCTCCCTTTCCGTTCCTCAGATAGTTCCCTGGCCAGCCTTTTATTCAGGGACTCCATTTTTTTCCTGGCTTTCCGTTCACATTCAAGCTCCGCCTTCAGATCAGCGATCTGGGCTCGGGCCATTTCCAGCTCCGACTCCATGAAAGGCTTAATAAATGTTAAATCCCAGAAAGACGCCGCGATCTTCCGGGCCGATATAGGGAGGTGGAGCCTGTGAATTTGCCGCTGATGATGATCAGTAGAatcttgctgctgctgcttctgatgatgatgattttgcTGCGGCTTTTGATGACAAGTATAAAAGGGATTCTCGTAGAGTTTCCAGGTCGGAGAAGTAGAGGTGGTGCTGGGGATATTGATATTGAGATGATTATTATCGGGCTGATCATGAGTTGGTTCATGGCTTCTGATCTtcatcatcaccatcatcatctctTCCATTGGGGGGTAGCTTTGCTTTGCCTTTCTTGATTGTGCTTTGTGGATAGAGATAGGTTGCGGCCTTTTCTTTGTAATAAGGAACTTTTCTTGGGTGCTAGAGCTAATAATTCGggtttcttttgcttttcccTTTGGGTTTTCTAATGGGAGTAGGGCCATTGATCTCATCTCAAGTCATTGATCGCCTCTCTACTTCGATGGATTTGGAGATAAGGAGAAGGGGAAAGTTACATAAATCACATGCAACTCTTGCTGGAATTTAATGGCCATCTATGACGGTGTGGTTGAGAGAGATGGCGATGGCTTATTCAGTTCTTTGATTGGTCAACATCTCATTTTTCTCCCTCCAGTGTGTGTATCTGTGTTTGTGGGCTTGGCTGATGTGTTTTTGGTGTACATGGATGCAAAGACATTTGGTGGCTGGAATACAAATTAAGATAAGCCACGATGCATGTGCAGATTAGTGAAAAGAAGACGTTTTATATACGGCATATAGGGTTTCGGGGCATAGGCACTTACTACTCCGGATCGATGGGTgccaattcaattaaaaaccCTGATATTACATTTGATATTATCAAGAAGACATGATATTACTGATAATACTGAACATTTTCACCGATACAATGATATTATCGTTCGTATTCGATAACATCGTCAATAATATCcgatattattgataatattcAAGTTGGAGAATTGAAAAGGACAATAGACAACGAATAAATATTACACATTGTGTTCCAAGAACCAACATATTTTCAAACTTTATTGGTAGAAAAATGCAATCTTTTCTTACTAGACCCCAAATAACTTTAAACTTTCAAGCTTTCCCTTCTATAGTTCTACTACTTTTGCCTTTTACCTTTTACCATCATTCTATACAAGTTATGGCGGACATGCTCCATTTTCAAAGCATAATGGAGTTTTAAGAAATCAAAGGCCCCTCTATACAGCTTCCATGGTAACACAAAGGAGATCATCAAAATGAAGAACTAAACCAGCTTTAAAGCTCCTATTAGTTTACCTGATCATGATATATTTCTAAGGGTTCAGCCTCACTAGCATTGCATTCCACTTTCTTTTGATTATGTATGTGTATTTTAAGcatttttataatcaattttctcgaagtaaatatatgatataattttttgtttgtaatattatataataatttgtgatgtactattatttttatacttatactaatttttttagaattaattattataacctATTTATTTCGTATCGTTTAATAATATCTTGATACcctattattaatataaaacaatatcCACTAATATTATCATCGATGccataaatttaaacaatgcTTAGAACAACAACTACATGCATGTGGGTTGCTACCTCATtaagtgtgtgtttttttcgATCACATGCTGCAAGTTCAGTAAGAAAATAGAAACATTGAGTTCTTACTTAATGGGTAAAAGTTTCACATGTGTTTTTGTCCGAATTattactcatatatatatatatatataaatgtccCCCCAATGTTAATTTGTTTGAGATGCAGTCACtgagtaatttgattatatatggCGCCTCAAGCGTCATGTGAGATCCATGTGATCCAACTATTTAAGAACACGCCTTGGAATTGGGTGCAAGCAAGCACTGACAATTATAACTATATTAGGctcaaatacatttttaattctgtaatttagggtatttgatattttcgtattttaattttttaaagtgtattttaattttgtattttttttatttttgcgatttcaatctctttttttttcgttAGCATTCACTTTTCTCGTTAGAAAAAACACATGTATATCTCATGtgatcttttaaaattggagTTACTATTCTTATTAGTTCATTTTTTActagtatttttattctttaactttttagggTAATATTTGTGACCTACATCTTTAAATTTCACGATTTCATTGCCCTTTTTCACCATAGGTCATCCTTATCATCGAAAAAATAAATGCGTGTCTAACGTGACTTTCTAAAATTGGGTTACTATTCCTATTGACTCttttttttcagtattttcGTTTTTAATCTTTTAGAGTAGCATATTGggcatatatttttaatttgccCAATTTCAGTCCATTTTCTCACCAAAGGTCACGTTTCTcgtctaaaaaatatttatgcattCCACGTgaccttttaaaattggggctAGTATTCCTATTAGctcattttttctatatttttttatataattttaatttagggtaattaatatttgatcttgtatctttttaatttttgtattttctattcattttttctgaaGTTCACCTTTTTcactctaaaaaaaaaataattgaaattgtaaaaattaaaaagatatagacCAAAATACTAAGTTatgaaaaacatcaaataacCTAAGTTATGgaatcaaaaatacatttaattcatTACATTATACCTCTGTTATTCTTTCTATCCTcctaaaattcatttttccttgATTGACCATTATCGCCAATCTCAAagtttaaattgttataaagGAGAATGTACACTAACGTGCATGAGGTattctttcccttttttctttgtcaacTCCTACACATACTGCaggttttgtaattttggtcaaaCCAGGCCCGCGAAaatcttctttttcaaaaattggtgTCCGTGAAATTCGATCACAAATTATCTTATTTGACTCCActctaatattatattatattaaaagcaGGCCATTTGAAAACATAAATAGAATAATCAatcaatatttcataaaaggttaattatgtttaaatcttttctaaataaaaaaattatgtttttcttcaaaaaaatttaaaaattacacttacaccccgAAAAAGTTCTCAATTTGTACTTGATTCCCCCCTGTTATGGtctgaacaaaaaatattgataccgacaaaaataattatataatttttttttaattttacccttcatttaatatttgtatatatgtttttatacttctaaaaggataaatgtaatatatatatatatagagagagagagagagagtgaatttaacatcattatattttttttacaagtacaaaattattatatgaaaatattaaatgagtgttaaattaaaaattttatattatttgtttttactaattttgacattttttgtccaaacctAAATGAAAGGGGCAGAGGCCATAtgtaaacagtgaattttTCAGAAGTGATGtcagtgtaattttaaatattttataaataaaatctaattttatatttttaaaggggtctaaatataattatgccaTTAATAAATCTACAAGTAACCctctttgatttattatttctaatgAGTAGCATTCCAACGTTGTAAgaattattttcatcattacttgtaagaatttttattctttttatttttgtttaagttgGTGGTAGCATAAGCCTCTGGTTCCTAATTCAGCAGTTATCCAGCAGAGAGAAGGGGGAAAAAGGCGCATATTCTAACATGGGTAGGGTGTCCAGGGTATGTAATGATTGCTGCATTTTTGCACATGGACGGTCTGCTGTGGTGTCCCCGTCTCCGGACCCTTTTATTACCTCACTCCAGAGCTCCCCCATTTGGCCTTACAATATTGTTAGGGCAAGTGCTGAGAATTATTTGAGAATCCAACATAGATTTCTAATGCCTAACTGTCCACCCCTCTTCTCTTCTCTACCACCAAACTTGCTATTTTTACAACTCACCAAAACATTGAGATAGAACAAGGAGATAAAAGTAAcattatcacataattatatttatactttctAATTTAtgatctattaaaatttatttgaattatttctattctttttataattatgaaaatcactGCTAACAGTGAAAAAGTaggaataatttatatcatattattgatGTTTTTCGGATTTTACATGTACATTTTTACGTTTCTGGAGAGTGTGTATATAATTTGGATTAATTACGTTTTGTCATCCAAACTATGactgtttttacactttgacatctaattcttttttgtgcgtcaacttaccatctcaactttacaaaattttacactttgccatttataactgttttctaattaagttttttttcaaaaaaaaaatcagggctatatgatgtaatatttttcacatatgcacaatatgtgatgttttttcagtaaaaaaatcaacaaaaagacaattatatatgacaaagtgcagattttacaaaattgaaataatacgttgacacaaacaaaaaaaaaattaatggccAAATGTAAAAACGGATAGAGTTTGAATGACAAACTGTAATTTACccgtataattttttaaaagatataagtgatttatgtaaataaactataaattaaagaatacaAACGTGATTATCgctgacatatatatatatatatatatatccatcaCCATTTGCCTCTcattttcaccaaatttaatgctatatgtatgtttatatcttaaatttttatgaggAAAAGAATAAGTCAAAAACGaaagtataaaaagaaaaagtaaagtGCAAATCCTAATAactcaattcaaataaaaataaaaaattgttcttataaaaattaattcaaagacCACTGAATATTCGATATTGCAGTTTTAGTACCCTAAGCGACCCGTGTCTAGAGAGTATATTTTGGCGGCAATGATCATCGGAGTATAAACCATTCAAATATGTTCTATATAAGGCGGTAGGAGAACAAAATTCTAGATATAAGggtgataaattaataatttataattagttaatatttggtaatcttataattttggcCACCAAGCTTTAAAAGTGGCTGGAAATTATTGAGTGGATAAAATTAagacttttttatttgaagtttGTGCTAAtatgacatttttttattcttttctatcAATTACGTGCAAAAAAagatcatattatatatttgctaTCATGGAACAATATTCCTGTATGCATATAATGGAGAATAGGCCGTCTCCCTCTTCTGGAGGGGGAGTGACAAGTGGAGGGTcagtattttattaaaatttatattatataaaataataactttattcttaaataattttattcactaaaagAGAGCAGACTTTCAGAGACAGAAATATATCCGTCAAAAAAGGGGAATTTGTTGGAGATTTTTCAGTATGATATATTCCAAGATATTAGGAATATGTATGCCTTGTATGGCATGAAATCCTCTTTG
The window above is part of the Sesamum indicum cultivar Zhongzhi No. 13 linkage group LG2, S_indicum_v1.0, whole genome shotgun sequence genome. Proteins encoded here:
- the LOC105156058 gene encoding protein BRANCHLESS TRICHOME — encoded protein: MRSMALLPLENPKGKAKETRIISSSTQEKFLITKKRPQPISIHKAQSRKAKQSYPPMEEMMMVMMKIRSHEPTHDQPDNNHLNINIPSTTSTSPTWKLYENPFYTCHQKPQQNHHHQKQQQQDSTDHHQRQIHRLHLPISARKIAASFWDLTFIKPFMESELEMARAQIADLKAELECERKARKKMESLNKRLARELSEERKGREALERVCEELAKEISSRKAEFSRMKREIEEERKMLRTAEVIREERVQMKLAEAKILLEEKFSELETAKKMGTESSSGSKKEGKINYEVDNAVNPTSFGEKLRFVLGDKLPASVNIGNVHSMAVMQRKACPEAENPHIKRGIKGFVEFPKVVRAIGCRSSKHLGSKLECQKAQLKILLKQKGPVRFNGLIAS